The window gaatatggaacaagcaaagcttaatactaaacaatacatatattagctgtataatagcagtaggccagctctgatagtaatttggtgTGGCTTCGCGGGCCAGAGTCTGACACCTACGCTCTAGAGCTTCACTTTAACCTGCTGATGCTGTATCGCAGACACACTGGGAGCCTGATGTCACAGCATCACTGGGACAAATCAATCTGACAAATCAGGAGCTGCTGCTGTAAATATGTGACGACTAATAAAGTTTACTCCACAGAaatgctgttgtttgtttgtgtgtcactgAGGAAATGATGGGTTTAAGCTGAAAGACCTGGTTTCATGTGCAGATTTGCTGTGAGCAGGACGAGCGTGCAGCGCGTTACAAACTACACACAGCTTTGGATCGGtcacctgcagtctgagaggcCGCGGTGGTCTTTGTCGTCGAGGCTGTTGATGTGTGAATTTGTGGAGCTGAAACAAACACGAACTCGTTACCATCATGAACATAAAAGTTCAGGCAGACAGTTTAAACGCACGAGTGGATTctgctgtttgatcctcagctgcagactcacctGGGACAACGGTCAGCTCGATCTGATGCTTCTCATCGTTGAACGGCCCGGGTATCTCCACCCTGCAGCCGTATCGTCCAGCGTCTCCCTCTGTCAGGCTCTTTATGGTCAGAGACACGTCTCCGTCCTCCAGTCGGCCCAGCAGCTCATACCTGCTGGAAGCTCTGGTTAACACTTTGTCTCCATCTGTGGAGATCAGCTGATTGGAGCACTTGTTGGGCGGTATTTCTCCTCGCTGCCAGCACACTTCCACGGCGCCGTGATATTTCCTGTCATACTTACAGGGCAGAGTGACGTCCTGACctgtgtgacctttgaccttgctGTCACATTCACagactggaaacagaaacacagGAAAACGTTGTTACATCAGATCCAAACTCTGCTCAGGTCAGCGTCTCGTCATCTTCACTGGTTTCACTGGTTCCAGTAGACTCAGCTGTGCAGCCTGGGACATCTCACACAGCTCCATGAAGTCGTCCCATCAAACACTTACAAACCCTCCCAGACCAGTTCAGGCTGCAGACTGGGATGAAACCAGGTTtgatgtgtgtgttcatgtacaGGTGACCCGGGTCTGTCCAAGTCACAACATGACCACACGCTTGTGTCTATAACCCAGCtgtgcagctgagactgaacaACTAAACtccaacagcagactgacctctgaccctaaCACGCTCTGCAGCCGTGTTTGTCCTGACAGACACATCAGCAGGCGAGACTCGCGCTCGTTTCTGTAAAAGCATTTTCATTCAGACTGAGCTCGACCGCTCTGCACACAGAGTCACGCAGCGAGCGCTCCTCTGTGGTGCCAGCCCCCCGTCACTGACCTACTTCACTGACctacacagagcagagagcagcACAGACCTGATGATGGGCTCTGCTTTAATGCTGCTATCAACGACTCAGAGACAGGAAGCTGCTCACAGTCAGAGACTCTTAGAGATCTGCTCATCTGGATTTAAGGTTTTacagacaaaactgaagcagaggaaagacacacacacacacacacacacacacacacacacacacacacacacacacacacacacacacacacacacacacacacacagcagttacCTGAGAGCAGAGCGAGCAGCAGCCTGAGCTTCATGACGGAGCTGAATGCGCCTCAGagcagctccaacagctgctgaCAGCCACCACAGCTGCACGCTGCAAGAAATGAAGTGACGCGTAAAAACCAGCACCACACGCTGCTGCGGCAGgagcatcacacacacacacacacacacacacacacagcaggcagggaccaatcagagagcagctCTCTGTTTACACGCACACAATAATGTCACgaaagtacattttaaaaagggctCTGTAAACATGGCCGATCACTTTCATTCTGATGATCTGCAGAAAAATCTGGACACGAAAAGCTGCAGACGTGACTACATACAGTGCAGACAGCCTGGACCCTCTGTGGGATCTGATCTCTGAATAGCTGCAGACCAAACTGTGGTTTGTTTACTTCCACAGCACGTCTCGTAGACATAGAGCAGAGAGCAGTCCTATCTCAGGTCTGAGaacagaagacaggaaaagatcAGGAAAGAAACAACTTCCCCAAACCAAAGCACCAATGAAACGAACGGTAACACAGGCTGATCGAGAGTAGCCTGATTAATATAAATGTGACTGACAAAAGCCAAAATAATTCCCGCTGATGTCTTTGTGTCCATCAGCTCCTTTTCTAGACATTTCTATCCAACCAAATTTGTCGCAGTCTGTGGTGGCAGACCGTGGGTGTTTGGGgaagtaggacccaaaatgcaggactcttcAATGCAAGCAATGCGTTATGCCTCAGCTGCACGCTGCAAGAAATGAAGTGACGTGATAGGGTTGGGTAGGTTTGACAacgagctcacccgaaaccttggctgattgtgacccacacctgtgttcacaccttggctcatgtgattggTCTGGGCTCTTATCGAGTAACTGCTAGTGATgataaatttgattctttttactgaatcgagttttaatgagtcactcaccgaAGTGAATCGGGTTTTTTTGAGTCACTGAGTCAGtcgaccagagagtgcaaaaatgtacattttcactcaaacttaatttgcttctcttttcatgtaaatcctactgctaagatgagtgattgtaaaagaaaacaactattttatagagcaaaaacattaaaacattctaaaggaaatatttatttttattttttttattagtattttcctcaaatgtgtcaaatatatattttctcatctaaatgtccactgagctgtgagccagggggcggtaatgcgccttaacattggtcgccaaccaagaagaagaagctgtgagccaggagggagggggtgagtgagtctttttaaaaaaagacgtgaaagcgcgtatcgcttttactctcaacaagcagcgggtgctgtaacgcagtcagttcttcttttactcttttactcttatgctgttttgtggatcacaaggtttaaaactacttatacacacacacacagtaactccaccagagcgcctatttcgggtcacttttgccggtccaagcccgggtaaaggagcagggttggaattgtgtcattaaaaaaacaataattgctaaaagaaatttaatttgtagctctaaataaactctaaatgcatttaggacgtttttttactgactttatgtctcttccacgatgttatttctctctccaacaacataggttacaattacattagcatgaccaattatgcaaattaggcgatgacgtcatttagcgacttttaggacaaccaatagcgattttccttactgaggagtttgCAACACTggtcaaatgtgctgttagcagagcgatgctactgtgaaccgaggagctattgtcttgatgtgagcttctactcagggttttttcttccagttcagagcagaaacgTTTTTGTTGAGatactggatgttgtgtttttttctccacaattttaattataagctagacatatttctactaatggaattagtttgctaatttcagttgaccctagaactgaagaagcttctcggatgagaggtgaaacgtcttcaagtaacttaaaggaGTCCATCGGCCTCAGTGATTGCGATGGTTCCAGTACTCACTGACAGGTTCTGGGCACTTTTTGCGTGTCTCTGGCCAGCCTGACTGGATGATGCGTTTGAGGGTAGAGAGTTGTTCGTCTTGGGCCGTGGCGGTTTTGATGCATTCCAGTTTCTCTGTGCTCACTGGTGCTGTCTGGATGATTGTGTGTACTTGTGTTTCCATTTCCTCACTTAGTGAGCTGTTACTGTCGTCTATTGACTTTCTTGATAGCGTGTCTGCTACTGGGATCTCTTTTCCAGGCCTGTGGACAAGTGTTATGCTGTACTTCTGAAGCGCAAGCAGCGTACGTTGTAGTCCAGGCGGTGCAGTGATGTAGTGATGAAATCTTTTACAGCCATAGAGGACGGCGTAGAGTTCTTTCTCTCTTTGGGCGTAGTTTTGCTCTGTTTTGTTGAGCGGTTTCGACGCGTATGTGACCGgccttccttctttttttttagaagcGTCTATTTGTAGTGTTACCTCCTTTTGAGGGTTGAAATATGcaagcactggccctggttcGGCAGTAAGGGTGTCTTGGATTTGCTGGAAAGCACGCACGTGTTCTTCTTCCCATTTGAACAGCATGTCTTGGCGCAGCAGCAGTCTGAGTGGTGCGCTCATTTCTGCCAGGTGAATTAATCTGGCGAGATAATTCACCATATCTAGGATTGTCTCCAGCTCTGCAGCGTTTTCTGGAGGTTTCATGTTTTTGATAGCTTTTACCTTGAGTGGGTCTGGTTTCAGCCCGTTGTTTGTGGGCTTATGTCCGGAAAAGCTCACCTCTGTAACACAGATGCGGCACTAAACCTCTCTCTCTTGTGCGGTTGAGCATGGCTTTGAGGTTCTTGTCGTGTTCCTCTTTTGTTTTCCCGAACACAATGATGTCGTCCACGATGCCTGCCACTCCTTCCAGGCCTTCATACGTCTCGTCAATCCTCCTCTGGAACTCATCTTGAGCAGACACAATGCCAAAGGGGAGTCTGAGGAAACGGTGTCTGCCGAAGATTGTGTTGAAAGTAGTCAGAAAGGACGACTCTTCACTTAGCTTGATGGGCCAATAGCCGGAACGTGCGTCGAGGATGCTGAAAAACTTTGCACCTGTAGGCTTGTATGTAACATC of the Maylandia zebra isolate NMK-2024a linkage group LG10, Mzebra_GT3a, whole genome shotgun sequence genome contains:
- the LOC101478785 gene encoding hepatitis A virus cellular receptor 2 homolog; translation: MKLRLLLALLSVCECDSKVKGHTGQDVTLPCKYDRKYHGAVEVCWQRGEIPPNKCSNQLISTDGDKVLTRASSRYELLGRLEDGDVSLTIKSLTEGDAGRYGCRVEIPGPFNDEKHQIELTVVPAPQIHTSTASTTKTTAASQTAGHLTSTESLLTSFHSVTSGSEKQEGGALTGVVFYVLLGSVLLLLIAGGLKLLCRRPQKFQQFDTSARFSSTSSAVQLHSKSSAGDAVYHISGSEGVYENYLCRSEAPPTQLPGLKTI